In Phlebotomus papatasi isolate M1 chromosome 1, Ppap_2.1, whole genome shotgun sequence, the following proteins share a genomic window:
- the LOC129798128 gene encoding uncharacterized protein LOC129798128, whose amino-acid sequence MAVEMVDLEMASSSTLRPARPSFPIFDMAGLLEVNKLWQHDLTSRNRLEFELKSLITSKKWLTRIFNDDFLNHTFCLQPNNEKLNLKEQPVIQWCLGSIGDQGASSLSHQFKCVKDNKRKERKRLEKLIQQPMS is encoded by the exons ATGGCCGTTGAGATGGTGGACCTCGAAATGGCTTCCTCATCAA caCTACGTCCTGCGAGACCAAGTTTCCCAATATTTGATATGGCGGGCCTTCTAGAGGTCAACAAGTTATGGCAGCACGATTTGACGTCAAGGAATAGACTG gaatttgaattgaaatccCTGATAACGTCTAAAAAATGGCTTACAAGGATCTTCAATGATGATTTCCTAAATCACACCTTTTGTCTTCAGCCCAATAATGAGAAACTAAATTTAAAAGAGCAGCCTGTCATTCAGTGGTGTCTGG GTTCTATCGGCGATCAAGGGGCATCATCATTGTCCCATCAATTCAAATGTGTAAAAGACAACAAACGAAAGGAAAGGAAGAGACTGGAGAAGCTAATCCAGCAACCCATGTCGTAA
- the LOC129799519 gene encoding uncharacterized protein LOC129799519: MFYIGLAPFVPTDFNRKPRSFDDLCHWKATEFRLFGFYTGLLVAHDFFPDEYYKHFLLYFCAIRLMSTSDITPEDISLARDFLNSFVQEYADFYERRSVTYNVHALLHLPEIVEVYGSLDTFSAYRFENFLQHIKRKITKKHQILPQLYNRMEEEFAIMPLKTCGNPSYSDQFRLTTPYFGANFAYRTCIFSTYEITANERDGCCEIDNNFAISIVGFCDYDGVKGVIGRRYQDHNPFFLSPVNSTTVGIYKVTTLADDADFYAISRITGKFMRLPHQNTIVLIKLLHENMTE, encoded by the coding sequence ATGTTTTATATCGGTTTGGCACCTTTTGTTCCTACGGATTTTAATCGTAAACCACGATCTTTTGATGATTTGTGCCATTGGAAAGCCACAGAATTTAGATTATTCGGTTTTTACACAGGATTGCTTGTTGCCCATGATTTCTTTCCGGATGAATACTATAAGCATTTTCTTTTGTACTTCTGTGCCATCCGACTAATGAGTACTTCAGATATTACACCCGAAGATATCTCTCTAGCTAGGGATTTTCTTAATAGTTTTGTTCAAGAATATGCAGATTTTTATGAACGTCGAAGTGTCACCTACAACGTTCATGCCCTACTACATCTCCCCGAAATCGTTGAGGTCTACGGGTCGCTTGACACCTTCTCAGCATATcgctttgaaaattttttgcaACATATCAAGAGAAAAATCACGAAGAAGCATCAAATCCTACCTCAATTATATAACAGAATGGAAGAAGAGTTTGCGATCATGCCTTTAAAAACATGTGGGAATCCTTCATACTCTGATCAGTTCCGTTTGACGACTCCTTATTTTGGTGCAAACTTTGCTTACCGCACATGCATTTTTTCTACATATGAAATCACAGCAAATGAAAGAGATGGTTGTTGTgaaattgataataatttcGCAATTTCTATAGTAGGCTTTTGCGATTATGATGGTGTCAAAGGAGTAATTGGGCGCAGATATCAGGATCACAATCCGTTCTTTCTTTCACCTGTTAATTCGACTACCGTTGGCATTTATAAAGTAACCACTTTGGCTGATGATGcagatttttatgcaatttcacGTATAACAGGAAAATTCATGCGCCTTCCTCATCAAAACacaattgttcttattaaattattacatGAAAACATGACGGAATAA